Within the Prochlorococcus sp. MIT 1300 genome, the region GGAGGCCTTTATTCACAACTAGCTGACTTACAGGAGAGGGGACTGGCAGACCTCTGAACACAGAAAATATCTTTTTGGCTCCTCGGTGAGGCAGGATCAAGAGAGTTGAGCATTGGGGATTTGGTCGGCTCTTATTCGTTAACTCCTGATTGCCTTGCTCAGTCTTATGGGCAAAGGGCTAAAGAGTGTCCTTCGCCGGATTCACAAATAACTCTGGTATTTAGTCAAGATCGTCCCTTTGATTTAATTGAGTTAGAACAGTTGCTAGTAGATGTTGGTTGGAGTAGAAGGCCTTTGAGAAGGGTGCGTAAAGCGTTAGATAACAGTTTGCTCAAAGTTGGTTTGTGGAGGCATGATCCTAAATTTCCCAGGCTGGTTGGTTTTGCCAGGTGTACTGGTGATGGTGTATTGGAAGCGACTGTTTGGGATGTCGCTGTGCATCCTCTTTATCAAGGCAACGGGCTAGGCAAAGAATTAATGATTTATATCTTGGAGTTACTCAAAGAGATGGAGATTAAAAGAGTTACATTGTTTGCAGACCCTGGGGTGGTTGACTTTTATGTAGGCCAAGGATGGGAACTGGAGCCCCAAGGCAATCGTTGTTGTTTCTGGTATGCGAACTGAATAATTTTATTGGTTGTAATCTTGTAAAAGTCTTTTTGGACTTTCTCCTTTCCTCCAACGATGTCGTAGCCTTGCGTTTTTGAAAGCTTGTAAAATAACATTCCTCTCTTCCCACTTTCGTCCATCTGTATATAAAGGAATGCCAAGCCTATTCAGCGTGGAACTATAATTAATTCTTTGGACTATATCCACATCTTCCATTAAATGTATGTTTTTATAGCCGCCTATCTGTTCATAGAGGTGTTTACTTATGAGTAGTCCTTGATCTCCATATGGACGTTTAACCAAATTACTTCGCATGGCTACAGCTAATTCCATTAAGCGCATTGTTGGTCCAGCTGTGCTGACTTTGAAATCAAAGAACCAAGCAATGTTCTTATTAGCTTGCCTTGAAATTGTATGAAGGACGGTTTTAGACCATTCCTTAGGAAGGCGACTGTCAGCATGCAAGAAAAGTAACCACTTGCTTGTTGAAATTAAGGCCCCCTGGTGTAGTTGAGCTCCTCGATTTGGAGTGTGCATTTTAATAAGACTTGCTCCTCCTAATTCTGCTATTTGTGCTGTGCAGTCAGTACTTCCAGCATCTACAACCAAAATTTCAAGACTGCTGGGAAAAAGTTTTAGATCAGCTAATAAAATTGGTAATTTCTTAGCTTCATTCAGGGTTGGAATGATTACGCTAAGAACACTTGGGTTGCACCCTATGCCAGGGCGATAAGTCTTCAAATCTGTCAATGTCGCTTTGTTCATTTAATAGCTCATAATTGATAGAGGCTTTTTGAGCAAGTTGAATTGTTTTTTGGAGTACTTTGTCACTCCCCCAAGGGATTCCACAGAAAGGCCAAGTGGCCACTGGTTCTAATAGTTTGCCTGAAAGGCCTATAAGCCAATAGCCCCCGTCTTTTGCAGGTCCAAGAACCATCTCTTTAGATTTAAGTCTTTCTATTGCTGTTAGTAAATCTGTTGAGGCGAGCCAAGGTAGGTCAGTGCCAATGATTAGCGTTGAACGCCCTCCACTCCTTGTGTTTCTTTTTGGGGCTTTTTGGGCCTTTATAAGTTGTCTTCTCATGCGGAGCCCAAGATTGCCTTGCCCTTGATGAACAATATTTGAAAGATTCCAAGATTTG harbors:
- a CDS encoding GNAT family N-acetyltransferase; translated protein: MVGSYSLTPDCLAQSYGQRAKECPSPDSQITLVFSQDRPFDLIELEQLLVDVGWSRRPLRRVRKALDNSLLKVGLWRHDPKFPRLVGFARCTGDGVLEATVWDVAVHPLYQGNGLGKELMIYILELLKEMEIKRVTLFADPGVVDFYVGQGWELEPQGNRCCFWYAN
- a CDS encoding TIGR04282 family arsenosugar biosynthesis glycosyltransferase, translated to MPPKKPALIRERGTGLPLPLLVVMTKWPASGRCKKRLAASLGLSRAAGIQLRLTEHTLTIAKSLEQKGLFEVQVAVTDIACKARRRLAKSWNLSNIVHQGQGNLGLRMRRQLIKAQKAPKRNTRSGGRSTLIIGTDLPWLASTDLLTAIERLKSKEMVLGPAKDGGYWLIGLSGKLLEPVATWPFCGIPWGSDKVLQKTIQLAQKASINYELLNEQSDIDRFEDLSPWHRVQPKCS
- a CDS encoding TIGR04283 family arsenosugar biosynthesis glycosyltransferase; translated protein: MKTYRPGIGCNPSVLSVIIPTLNEAKKLPILLADLKLFPSSLEILVVDAGSTDCTAQIAELGGASLIKMHTPNRGAQLHQGALISTSKWLLFLHADSRLPKEWSKTVLHTISRQANKNIAWFFDFKVSTAGPTMRLMELAVAMRSNLVKRPYGDQGLLISKHLYEQIGGYKNIHLMEDVDIVQRINYSSTLNRLGIPLYTDGRKWEERNVILQAFKNARLRHRWRKGESPKRLLQDYNQ